A part of Desulfomicrobium apsheronum genomic DNA contains:
- the secY gene encoding preprotein translocase subunit SecY, which yields MSELKSKFLWTFLLLAVFRVGVHLPIPGVDGNALADFFANAQNTLFGLFDMFSGGGLMNLSIFALGIMPYISASIILQLLTVVSPELKRLSKEEGAAGKKKITQYTRYGTVLISVIQGLGISIGVETMTSPTGASIVYMPGWGFRFITVLTLTAGTVFIMWLGEKITEKGIGNGISLIICAGIISGLPSGIGKSYRLFTAGDVSLFTVLLVVVVMAGVLVGITFMERAQRRIPIHYAKRMVGRKMYGGQTSHLPLRINTAGVIPPIFASSILMFPATIANFSNVEILNKMSDYFRPDSIIYNICFVAFIVFFCFFYTAIVFDPKEISENLKKQGAFVPGIRPGFKTNEYIDKVLTRLTLWGALYISLVCVLPMVLMKQFNVPFYYGGTSLLIVVGVAMDTMSQVQSHLISGRYDGLLAKAKIKGRQG from the coding sequence ATGTCAGAGCTGAAAAGCAAGTTTTTATGGACTTTTCTCCTGTTGGCTGTTTTCCGAGTAGGTGTTCATCTGCCGATACCAGGTGTTGACGGGAATGCTCTAGCAGATTTTTTTGCCAACGCACAAAACACCCTTTTTGGGCTGTTCGATATGTTTTCGGGCGGCGGCTTGATGAATCTGTCCATATTTGCACTTGGGATTATGCCTTACATCTCCGCTTCGATCATCCTGCAGCTTTTGACCGTGGTCAGTCCTGAACTCAAAAGGCTGAGCAAAGAAGAAGGCGCTGCGGGGAAGAAGAAAATTACCCAGTATACGCGATATGGAACGGTGTTGATATCCGTGATTCAGGGTCTTGGAATCTCCATTGGTGTCGAGACGATGACAAGCCCCACTGGGGCTTCCATTGTCTACATGCCGGGCTGGGGATTTCGGTTCATCACCGTTCTGACTCTTACCGCGGGCACAGTGTTCATCATGTGGCTGGGTGAGAAAATAACGGAGAAGGGGATCGGCAACGGTATCAGCCTGATCATTTGCGCGGGTATCATTTCCGGTCTGCCCAGCGGTATCGGGAAGTCTTACCGGCTTTTCACGGCCGGTGACGTTTCCCTTTTTACGGTACTGCTTGTTGTGGTCGTCATGGCAGGAGTTCTGGTCGGCATCACCTTCATGGAGCGAGCCCAGCGCAGGATTCCCATCCATTACGCCAAACGAATGGTCGGACGGAAAATGTATGGAGGGCAGACGAGTCATCTGCCGTTGCGGATAAATACAGCTGGAGTCATCCCGCCCATTTTCGCATCTTCGATCCTGATGTTTCCCGCGACGATAGCCAACTTTTCAAATGTTGAAATATTGAACAAGATGTCTGATTATTTCAGGCCAGATTCAATCATTTACAATATTTGTTTTGTTGCATTCATCGTATTTTTCTGCTTTTTTTATACGGCGATTGTTTTTGATCCCAAGGAAATCTCCGAAAATCTAAAGAAACAAGGGGCTTTTGTCCCTGGCATACGCCCTGGGTTCAAGACGAACGAGTATATCGACAAGGTTTTGACCCGTTTGACTTTATGGGGCGCTTTGTATATCTCGCTCGTCTGTGTTTTGCCCATGGTCCTTATGAAGCAGTTTAATGTTCCCTTTTATTACGGTGGAACATCCCTGCTGATTGTTGTCGGTGTGGCCATGGACACCATGTCCCAGGTGCAGTCGCATCTCATTTCGGGAAGATATGACGGCCTGCTTGCCAAGGCAAAAATCAAGGGCAGGCAAGGTTGA
- the map gene encoding type I methionyl aminopeptidase — translation MKKHRGIFLKNSQEIAVMREANRIAANILNEVGCLVVPGVTTWELEEKAIELCAAFDVIPAFKGYLGFPYALCCSVNEEIVHGFPSKRELLDGDIVSIDFGVKFQGFYGDTARTFPVGSISEGAAHLLEITLDSLRLGIEQAVPGNDLYDVSRAVQERVEAQGFSVIKRFVGHGIGRMLHEKPEVPNFVPKNSSRLPLKPGMVIAIEPMVAIGTDQVEILSDGWTAVTKDRSLSAHFEHSVAITKDGPFILSQM, via the coding sequence TTGAAAAAACATAGGGGCATTTTCCTGAAAAATTCTCAGGAAATTGCCGTCATGAGAGAAGCCAACCGGATAGCGGCCAACATTCTCAATGAAGTTGGCTGCTTGGTTGTCCCTGGAGTTACAACCTGGGAATTGGAAGAAAAAGCTATAGAGCTGTGCGCTGCTTTTGATGTTATTCCAGCATTCAAGGGTTATCTGGGATTCCCATATGCCCTTTGCTGCTCCGTCAATGAAGAGATCGTGCACGGATTTCCGTCCAAGCGAGAACTTCTTGATGGTGATATAGTATCCATTGATTTCGGCGTTAAGTTTCAGGGTTTTTACGGAGATACCGCAAGGACCTTTCCTGTAGGAAGCATCAGTGAGGGCGCGGCCCATTTACTGGAAATCACCTTGGATTCTCTCAGATTGGGAATCGAGCAGGCTGTTCCGGGAAATGACCTTTACGATGTTTCACGGGCTGTACAGGAACGGGTTGAGGCTCAAGGGTTTTCCGTTATAAAGCGATTTGTTGGTCATGGGATCGGCCGGATGCTTCATGAGAAGCCAGAAGTCCCCAATTTCGTGCCCAAGAATAGCTCAAGATTGCCTTTGAAGCCGGGAATGGTGATTGCCATTGAGCCAATGGTTGCAATTGGTACCGACCAGGTCGAAATCCTCTCCGACGGTTGGACCGCAGTAACCAAAGATCGAAGCCTATCTGCTCATTTTGAACATTCGGTGGCCATTACCAAGGACGGACCATTTATTCTCAGCCAAATGTAA
- the rpmJ gene encoding 50S ribosomal protein L36, with protein MKVRPSVRKICPKCKVIKRKGVLRVICDNTRHKQRQG; from the coding sequence ATGAAAGTTAGACCTTCAGTTCGCAAAATTTGTCCCAAATGCAAAGTTATCAAGCGCAAAGGCGTGCTTAGAGTTATTTGTGACAATACGCGGCATAAACAAAGACAGGGTTAA
- the rpsM gene encoding 30S ribosomal protein S13: MARLVGVDLPRNKRLDIALTYIYGIGRATALKILDATGIDWTKNSDDLTSDDINTLRKELETSHKVEGDLRREIVANIKRLMDIGCYRGLRHRRGLPCRGQRTHTNARTRKGPRRAIVGKKKK, translated from the coding sequence GTGGCAAGATTAGTTGGTGTAGATTTGCCGAGAAACAAAAGGCTAGATATTGCATTGACATATATTTATGGCATCGGCCGAGCTACAGCTCTTAAAATCCTTGATGCTACAGGTATTGATTGGACTAAAAACAGTGACGATCTCACTAGTGATGATATCAACACGCTTCGTAAAGAATTGGAAACCAGTCATAAGGTCGAAGGCGATTTGCGCCGTGAGATCGTGGCCAATATCAAGCGTCTTATGGATATCGGTTGCTACAGAGGTTTGAGACATAGGCGCGGCTTGCCATGTCGTGGTCAGCGCACGCATACCAATGCGCGCACTCGTAAGGGCCCACGCAGAGCCATTGTTGGTAAGAAGAAAAAGTAA
- the rpsK gene encoding 30S ribosomal protein S11, with translation MARPQRVVKKKEKRNIPTGIAHVNSTFNNTIITFTDPTGNVISWASSGASGFKGSRKNTPFAAQKAAETAARKAMECGMRSVGILVKGPGSGRESAMRAINAVGLRVAFIRDVTPIPHNGCRPPKRRRV, from the coding sequence ATGGCAAGACCGCAGAGAGTAGTAAAGAAAAAGGAAAAGAGAAATATCCCTACGGGTATTGCTCATGTGAACAGCACCTTCAATAATACGATTATTACCTTCACTGATCCGACGGGTAACGTAATCAGCTGGGCGAGTTCCGGTGCTTCCGGTTTCAAGGGTTCCCGCAAGAACACCCCTTTCGCTGCCCAGAAGGCCGCTGAGACCGCCGCTCGCAAGGCCATGGAGTGCGGAATGCGCTCCGTAGGCATCCTTGTGAAGGGACCTGGCTCTGGACGCGAGTCCGCAATGCGTGCAATCAATGCTGTTGGTTTGCGTGTCGCCTTCATCCGCGACGTGACTCCCATTCCGCATAACGGCTGCCGTCCGCCCAAACGTCGTAGAGTATAG
- the rpsD gene encoding 30S ribosomal protein S4, with protein sequence MARYTGPKCRICRREGGKLFLKGDRCYTDKCAFERRAYAPGDHGKARKKPSDYALQLREKQKVRKMYGILEGQFRRYFEEAERRKGVTGTNLLMLLETRIDNVAYKLGFANSRSQARQMVRHGLFTLNGRRINVPSIQMKSGDVLEVRDRTKKNLVITEALEVVARRGVPAWLEIDAPAYKGSVKALPTREDITFPMTEQLIVELYSK encoded by the coding sequence TTGGCTAGATATACAGGCCCTAAGTGCAGAATATGCCGTAGAGAAGGCGGAAAGCTTTTTCTCAAAGGCGATAGATGTTATACTGATAAGTGTGCTTTCGAACGTCGCGCCTACGCGCCCGGCGATCATGGAAAGGCTCGCAAAAAACCCAGCGATTACGCCTTGCAGCTTCGTGAGAAGCAGAAAGTAAGGAAGATGTACGGTATCCTTGAAGGTCAGTTCCGCAGATATTTCGAGGAAGCCGAACGTCGCAAGGGAGTCACCGGTACGAATTTGCTGATGTTGCTTGAAACGCGTATCGACAACGTGGCCTACAAGCTCGGCTTCGCCAATTCGCGCAGCCAGGCTCGCCAGATGGTTCGTCATGGTCTGTTCACGCTCAATGGACGTCGCATCAATGTGCCGTCGATTCAGATGAAGTCCGGTGACGTTCTCGAGGTGCGGGATCGTACCAAGAAGAACCTTGTCATCACCGAAGCTTTGGAAGTTGTCGCGCGTCGCGGCGTACCTGCATGGCTTGAGATTGATGCTCCTGCCTACAAGGGATCCGTAAAGGCTCTTCCCACCAGGGAAGATATCACGTTCCCCATGACAGAGCAGTTGATTGTCGAACTCTACTCCAAATAA
- a CDS encoding DNA-directed RNA polymerase subunit alpha encodes MSSTYSGDKKVYVRNWAELVRPEQLEKDPKCNDMYGRFVCEPLERGFGTTIGNALRRVLLSSLQGAAPVSVNIQGIQHEFTTIPGVNEDVTDIVLNLKQLRVAMNTPEPQRVQLIANAKGEVTASAIVENQHIKILNPDLHIATLSEDIDLVMNLEFRMGKGYVPAEMHEDLDSEIGVITLDSSFSPIRKVAYAVEQARVGQMTNYDKLIIEVWTDGSITPDDALAFSAKILKEQLTVFINFDEGSADIEKAKSKPQDKINENLFKNIEDLELPVRASNCLKSAGIHIVGELVQKTEADLLKTKNFGRKSLEDIRRVLESMGLDFGIRVDNFDELYQDWLKRNEEDEA; translated from the coding sequence ATGAGTTCTACGTATAGCGGAGACAAAAAAGTTTACGTCCGAAATTGGGCAGAGCTTGTCAGGCCGGAACAACTTGAAAAAGATCCGAAGTGCAATGACATGTACGGTCGATTCGTGTGCGAGCCTCTGGAAAGGGGCTTTGGAACCACGATCGGAAACGCATTGCGTCGGGTTCTTCTTTCTTCTCTTCAGGGCGCGGCTCCGGTGTCGGTCAATATTCAGGGTATTCAGCATGAATTCACGACCATCCCCGGCGTCAATGAAGACGTCACCGACATTGTTCTGAACTTGAAGCAATTGCGTGTGGCCATGAACACTCCCGAGCCACAGCGGGTTCAGCTCATCGCCAATGCCAAAGGCGAAGTCACGGCGTCTGCAATTGTGGAAAATCAGCATATAAAGATACTCAATCCTGATTTGCATATCGCGACTCTTTCCGAAGATATCGATTTGGTCATGAATCTCGAGTTTCGCATGGGCAAGGGATATGTCCCCGCCGAGATGCACGAGGACCTGGATAGTGAGATCGGCGTTATCACCCTTGATTCGAGCTTTTCTCCCATTCGCAAGGTTGCTTACGCGGTGGAGCAGGCTCGTGTCGGGCAGATGACCAATTATGACAAATTGATCATCGAGGTTTGGACCGACGGTTCCATCACTCCGGACGATGCCTTGGCTTTCAGCGCCAAGATTCTGAAAGAGCAGTTGACTGTTTTCATCAACTTCGATGAAGGCTCGGCTGATATCGAGAAGGCCAAATCCAAGCCCCAGGACAAGATCAACGAAAATCTTTTCAAGAACATCGAAGATCTTGAACTTCCCGTAAGAGCGAGCAACTGCCTCAAAAGCGCCGGCATCCATATCGTTGGCGAACTGGTTCAAAAGACCGAGGCAGATCTGCTGAAAACCAAGAATTTCGGCCGCAAGTCTCTGGAAGACATTCGCCGGGTTCTTGAGAGCATGGGACTGGATTTCGGAATCAGAGTCGATAATTTTGACGAATTGTACCAGGATTGGTTAAAGAGGAACGAAGAAGATGAGGCATAG
- the rplQ gene encoding 50S ribosomal protein L17 produces the protein MRHRKAGRKLGRTWEHRKALMKNMARSLVEHERIRTTEAKAKELSIFADKLITMALQDTLHARRQAFTVLGSHHSVKKLFDEIGPRFKEVPGGYTRVVKFGIPRVGDSAPMALIEFTRLSDKFAESAGSEAAAPEATEEA, from the coding sequence ATGAGGCATAGAAAAGCTGGTCGAAAACTGGGGCGTACGTGGGAGCACCGCAAGGCCCTGATGAAAAATATGGCTCGCTCTTTGGTAGAACATGAGCGGATTCGTACGACTGAAGCCAAAGCCAAGGAACTGAGCATCTTTGCTGACAAGCTCATCACAATGGCACTTCAGGATACCCTGCACGCTCGCAGGCAGGCCTTTACGGTCCTGGGAAGCCATCACAGTGTAAAAAAGCTGTTTGATGAAATTGGTCCCCGCTTCAAGGAAGTTCCTGGCGGTTACACCAGAGTCGTCAAGTTCGGTATTCCTCGTGTTGGCGACAGCGCCCCCATGGCTCTTATCGAATTCACCCGCTTGAGCGACAAGTTTGCCGAATCAGCTGGCTCCGAGGCCGCAGCCCCGGAAGCTACTGAAGAAGCTTAG
- a CDS encoding selenium metabolism-associated LysR family transcriptional regulator, whose protein sequence is MDIRKIEAFSKVYEHCSFSKAGKSLYLSQPTISAHVASLEQELEVQLFDRIGRSVVPTKAGEVLYEHAKKIFEASELAISELRKLQDRITGKLDLGGSTIPANYIMPEILAKFWKKYPEVIMDLRIGDSEDIVNQVRDNALMLGVVGAVFESPDLHYEKIASDSLVLAMTPSLFQKHRHLAEDDLLRALPWVMREEGSGTRVAMAESIAKFDIDIHSLRTVIMVRNAGAMSRCLSAGMGASITSAITIHDELETGALVAIELPGLQMERSFHVVFNRKRSLFPAAVKLIEFLKNNAQNIAVRSKP, encoded by the coding sequence ATGGATATTCGCAAAATTGAAGCATTTTCCAAGGTTTATGAGCACTGCAGTTTCTCCAAGGCCGGGAAGTCGTTGTATCTTTCTCAGCCGACAATCAGTGCTCATGTTGCTTCGCTGGAGCAGGAACTTGAAGTGCAGCTTTTTGATCGAATCGGTCGCAGTGTCGTTCCTACAAAAGCCGGGGAAGTGCTTTACGAGCATGCCAAGAAGATTTTTGAAGCATCTGAATTGGCGATTTCTGAGCTCAGAAAGCTCCAGGATCGTATTACCGGCAAACTCGATCTGGGCGGAAGCACCATTCCTGCAAATTACATCATGCCCGAAATTCTTGCAAAATTTTGGAAGAAATATCCTGAAGTAATAATGGATCTGCGCATAGGCGACTCCGAAGATATCGTAAACCAAGTTCGTGACAACGCACTGATGCTTGGGGTGGTTGGCGCTGTCTTTGAATCTCCCGATCTTCACTATGAAAAAATCGCAAGCGATTCGCTTGTTTTGGCCATGACGCCCTCGCTGTTTCAAAAGCACCGTCATCTGGCGGAGGATGATCTTTTGCGTGCCTTGCCGTGGGTGATGCGCGAAGAAGGCTCCGGGACGCGCGTGGCCATGGCCGAGAGTATTGCCAAGTTTGACATCGACATTCATTCCTTGCGAACGGTCATCATGGTTCGCAACGCCGGCGCCATGTCTCGCTGTCTTTCAGCCGGCATGGGCGCATCCATCACCTCCGCCATCACCATCCATGACGAACTCGAGACGGGAGCCCTGGTGGCCATAGAGCTTCCCGGATTACAGATGGAGCGGTCCTTTCATGTCGTCTTCAACAGGAAGCGCTCCCTGTTTCCTGCTGCCGTCAAATTGATAGAATTTTTAAAGAACAACGCCCAAAACATAGCTGTGAGGTCCAAACCGTGA
- the selD gene encoding selenide, water dikinase SelD: MKNTPLVQTVSAAGUAAKLAPGDLEQALLGLNFESDERILAGMGNSEDAAIVRFPDGKALVQTLDFFTPIVNDPFRFGQIAAANSLSDVYAMGGVPYVAMNIVCFPIATMDVSILREILRGGLLKVQEAGAMLVGGHSVQDKEIKYGLSVSGFVDPDRYATNAGLRPGDVLILTKPIGTGVLATAIKGNWEGCEGFEEDVYRWASRLNRVPGEAVARFKLKAATDITGFGLGGHALEMATASDCSISIDVSSVPIMDHALDLARVGLLPLGSHANKHFCQKTVEASSALDPVLLDLVYDAQTSGGMLLGVPPEMLCDVRAWLRDGGEMAAEIGVVEPPRADGKRLLLC; this comes from the coding sequence GTGAAAAATACGCCACTGGTTCAAACGGTAAGCGCAGCAGGTTGAGCTGCCAAATTGGCTCCAGGGGACTTGGAGCAGGCATTGCTTGGACTGAATTTCGAGAGTGATGAGCGGATTCTTGCCGGAATGGGAAACAGCGAGGACGCAGCAATTGTGCGTTTTCCCGACGGCAAGGCGCTGGTTCAGACTCTGGATTTTTTTACGCCTATAGTGAACGATCCATTCAGATTCGGCCAGATCGCGGCGGCCAATTCGCTTTCCGACGTCTATGCCATGGGCGGTGTTCCGTATGTGGCCATGAATATCGTGTGTTTTCCCATCGCAACCATGGATGTTTCGATACTGCGGGAAATCCTGCGCGGAGGACTGCTCAAGGTCCAGGAGGCCGGGGCCATGCTGGTTGGTGGACACAGCGTCCAGGACAAAGAGATCAAATACGGATTGTCCGTCTCGGGTTTTGTCGATCCCGACAGATATGCCACTAACGCGGGCCTTCGCCCTGGCGATGTCCTCATTTTGACCAAGCCGATCGGCACAGGCGTTTTAGCCACGGCCATCAAGGGGAATTGGGAGGGCTGCGAAGGATTTGAGGAAGATGTGTACCGCTGGGCTTCGCGCCTCAACCGTGTTCCGGGTGAAGCAGTCGCCAGATTCAAACTCAAGGCAGCAACGGATATCACCGGTTTCGGCCTTGGGGGGCATGCTCTTGAAATGGCTACAGCCTCGGATTGCTCCATATCCATAGACGTTTCTTCCGTGCCCATCATGGATCACGCCCTTGATTTGGCCCGGGTTGGTCTTTTGCCTCTTGGCAGTCACGCCAACAAGCATTTTTGCCAGAAGACGGTTGAAGCCTCGTCCGCGCTTGATCCCGTACTGCTTGACCTTGTGTACGATGCGCAGACTTCAGGTGGAATGCTTCTTGGCGTGCCGCCTGAGATGCTCTGTGACGTGCGAGCGTGGCTGCGTGATGGCGGCGAAATGGCGGCCGAGATCGGGGTCGTGGAGCCGCCGCGTGCCGACGGGAAACGGCTTCTGCTGTGTTGA
- a CDS encoding ASKHA domain-containing protein, producing MLIVDIHQAGAIAATAQAKPGQSFLHLLFETGISRGRELCAGTGLCGKCKIRFLGAPPAPCTDDQARLDAEELADGWRLACKHVVLESCDIEVPDFAPVTLAGSRGESLAVDIGTTRIKWSLISKAGHSPEFATINPQMGVGSEVMSRLRYALSSDSARAHLRQSVIRVLGDLVRRSGAVSLAVCGNSTMIATLLDVPLVGLAYAPYSLPWQGGEKVSIDGDLPAVYIPPLLGPFIGADISAGLAHISTLEPEYPFLLADLGTNGEFVLALDAEHFFACSVPMGPAIEGVGLCCGATAGERVLSRVALGPTGLQWVGTPLSGISGTGYASILALLRRLSVIDEAGHFQAATMPLARKISDRIGTHRLGRILDLEPGVFVAERDIEEFLKAKAGVNVALRSLVRRAGLLEGDVARIYLAGALGEHADPSDLITLGFLPEAWREKVEVAGNTALAGTLLALESEDVRNWLACLPDRVVVEGLVEREDFGSAFMQAMRFAWV from the coding sequence GTGTTGATAGTCGATATCCATCAAGCTGGAGCAATTGCGGCTACCGCCCAGGCCAAACCTGGGCAGTCTTTTTTGCACCTGCTTTTTGAGACCGGCATCAGCCGGGGCCGTGAGCTTTGCGCAGGCACGGGGCTTTGCGGCAAGTGCAAAATCCGCTTTCTGGGCGCTCCCCCCGCGCCGTGCACGGATGACCAGGCGAGGCTTGACGCCGAAGAATTGGCGGACGGTTGGAGACTGGCCTGCAAGCATGTGGTGCTGGAGTCGTGCGACATCGAGGTGCCCGATTTTGCGCCAGTGACGCTTGCCGGCTCGCGAGGCGAGTCCCTGGCCGTTGATATCGGTACGACTCGCATAAAATGGTCGCTGATTTCCAAGGCCGGGCACAGCCCTGAGTTTGCCACGATCAATCCGCAGATGGGCGTCGGCAGCGAAGTCATGTCCCGACTCAGATACGCGCTTTCTTCGGATTCGGCCCGCGCCCATCTGCGTCAGTCGGTCATCCGGGTTCTCGGGGATTTGGTGCGCAGAAGCGGAGCCGTTTCCCTGGCCGTTTGTGGCAACAGCACCATGATCGCGACTCTTCTGGATGTTCCGTTGGTCGGCTTGGCCTACGCTCCCTACAGTCTGCCCTGGCAGGGCGGCGAGAAGGTCAGCATCGATGGTGATTTGCCTGCAGTCTATATTCCGCCATTGCTCGGTCCTTTTATCGGGGCCGACATCAGCGCGGGCCTGGCCCATATTTCAACTCTTGAGCCGGAATACCCATTTCTCCTTGCCGACCTTGGCACGAACGGGGAATTCGTTCTGGCGCTTGATGCAGAGCATTTTTTCGCATGCAGTGTACCCATGGGGCCAGCCATCGAAGGGGTGGGCCTGTGCTGCGGAGCCACGGCCGGTGAGCGGGTGCTGAGCCGCGTCGCCCTTGGCCCCACGGGCCTGCAATGGGTCGGCACGCCCTTGAGCGGGATCTCCGGAACTGGCTACGCCTCCATATTGGCTTTGCTGCGACGTCTTAGCGTGATCGATGAGGCCGGTCATTTTCAAGCAGCGACGATGCCTTTGGCCCGCAAGATATCAGATCGCATTGGTACTCACCGGCTTGGTCGCATCCTTGACCTTGAGCCGGGAGTATTCGTGGCGGAGCGCGATATCGAAGAATTTCTCAAAGCCAAGGCGGGAGTCAACGTGGCCCTGCGCAGCCTGGTCCGGCGCGCGGGATTGCTGGAAGGAGACGTGGCGAGAATTTATCTGGCCGGGGCGCTGGGAGAACACGCAGACCCCTCCGACTTGATCACGCTGGGGTTCTTGCCGGAGGCGTGGCGCGAAAAAGTCGAGGTGGCTGGAAACACGGCCCTGGCTGGAACTCTTCTGGCGTTGGAAAGTGAGGATGTCCGGAACTGGCTAGCCTGTTTGCCGGATAGAGTGGTCGTGGAAGGTCTGGTGGAAAGGGAGGATTTTGGTTCCGCCTTCATGCAGGCCATGCGTTTTGCCTGGGTTTGA
- a CDS encoding DUF3568 family protein produces MKALRNLLIILVLLSTGCAALVVGGAAAVGTYTYVAGMLQRTYNANLDTTYQATLAGCEALGLPIQDRQKQLSKASVKVVDGDRDVWISLTAQSSTTTEVSVRVGYIGDELASRRIHEAIQARL; encoded by the coding sequence ATGAAAGCCCTCAGAAATTTATTGATTATTCTCGTACTGTTAAGCACTGGATGTGCGGCATTGGTAGTCGGAGGGGCGGCAGCCGTCGGAACCTATACGTATGTCGCGGGGATGTTGCAGCGGACTTACAACGCCAATCTGGACACCACGTATCAGGCCACGCTGGCCGGTTGCGAAGCTCTTGGGCTGCCCATTCAGGACAGGCAAAAGCAGCTCAGCAAGGCTTCGGTCAAGGTCGTGGACGGGGACCGGGATGTCTGGATATCGCTTACCGCCCAAAGCTCCACCACCACCGAAGTCTCGGTCCGGGTGGGGTATATTGGCGACGAGCTTGCATCGAGGCGCATTCACGAAGCAATTCAGGCCCGATTGTAA